In a genomic window of Sulfuriferula nivalis:
- a CDS encoding TniQ family protein — MSPLLIRPEPENNEGPRGYLLRLAEANYLQMIDLEKLGVLFTLDSLQSNGLMPNSALDPVLYDYLTRLTDLWNQKPRIWNSQAARFCPHCLKNEPVWQVGWELYFYDACPEHGVWLIDRCSSCGQNIKWGRGALLRCQCGADLRQEVPVASSSSGTALVKVLQNILHDRPDEGALIPLQKLDITQMQQLTRYIGAGLRPGMGMRALKIRHAGTMAISWTITSHAAEVFANWPAAFHELLNQFERQESSRSLKFVIGQAYRYLYTVLSAPQFDPVRFAFEEWLLSSWKGGVARRNRRLVETIMHRAEWIPAKLACSELGISMKRIQFLVQSGMLEGQTTVYQSGRRFLTVKKTGLDQVASFLKTGINLKTAAKLLGFSKKRIRGILLLLFPNASRSGGVSTPWFVPLADIDAVLSIRENLPVVALPDEGCVSINHLLRYFIWTESEMVALIKETQQGNIKAVGVQADLVGVNGVLYREAEIRVWRDRHKQGQGSWLTLAQVAEILMIHKEAASDFIHLGFLQSVMLPRILPGGGHRISRVDLEHFQKEYVTSTEIARRVEQPARKIRVALAGNGIAPISGSKVDFGRQTLYIRSAVEAFLDSSDFLDDNVGKSNLMGNLQALSPNDDSKPLDF, encoded by the coding sequence ATGAGTCCATTACTGATACGGCCTGAACCAGAAAACAATGAAGGACCGCGAGGATATTTACTCAGATTGGCTGAAGCTAACTACTTGCAGATGATCGATCTGGAAAAGTTGGGTGTTCTTTTTACTCTCGATTCGTTGCAATCTAATGGGCTGATGCCCAATTCAGCGCTTGATCCAGTTTTATATGATTACCTGACGCGATTGACTGATTTATGGAACCAAAAACCCCGAATTTGGAATTCACAGGCTGCTCGATTCTGTCCACACTGCCTGAAAAACGAGCCGGTTTGGCAAGTTGGGTGGGAGTTGTATTTCTACGATGCCTGTCCGGAGCATGGTGTCTGGTTAATTGATCGATGTAGTTCCTGTGGACAGAATATCAAGTGGGGTCGCGGAGCCCTTCTACGTTGCCAATGTGGTGCAGATTTGCGACAGGAAGTGCCAGTTGCTAGTAGTTCATCAGGTACGGCTTTGGTGAAAGTGCTGCAGAATATTCTGCATGACCGCCCAGATGAGGGAGCATTAATTCCTCTCCAAAAGCTGGATATTACTCAAATGCAACAGCTGACTCGATATATTGGTGCAGGTTTGCGCCCTGGGATGGGAATGCGGGCTCTTAAAATTCGGCATGCTGGAACGATGGCCATATCATGGACAATTACCTCGCATGCTGCGGAAGTATTTGCCAACTGGCCAGCAGCATTTCATGAATTGCTTAATCAATTTGAGAGGCAAGAATCTAGTCGCTCCTTAAAGTTCGTTATAGGGCAGGCATATCGATATCTTTATACGGTTTTGTCTGCACCACAGTTTGACCCTGTGCGGTTTGCATTTGAGGAGTGGTTACTCAGTTCATGGAAAGGTGGTGTCGCGCGACGTAACCGCCGGTTAGTTGAAACAATTATGCATCGTGCAGAATGGATTCCGGCAAAACTGGCCTGTAGCGAACTTGGGATTTCCATGAAGCGTATTCAGTTTTTAGTTCAGTCTGGGATGCTGGAAGGGCAAACGACTGTGTATCAATCGGGTCGGCGTTTTCTGACGGTTAAGAAAACTGGGCTGGATCAAGTTGCTTCATTCCTAAAAACGGGTATCAATCTTAAAACCGCTGCAAAACTGCTAGGATTTTCTAAGAAACGAATACGGGGAATCTTGCTACTGCTGTTCCCTAATGCATCTCGATCTGGCGGAGTATCAACGCCATGGTTTGTGCCGCTAGCTGATATCGACGCGGTGCTATCAATCCGAGAGAATTTACCTGTTGTTGCTCTTCCGGATGAGGGTTGCGTGTCTATTAATCATTTGCTTAGGTACTTTATCTGGACAGAGTCTGAAATGGTTGCACTTATTAAAGAGACCCAGCAGGGAAATATCAAAGCGGTTGGTGTGCAAGCAGATTTAGTTGGTGTTAATGGGGTGTTATACCGGGAAGCAGAAATCAGAGTATGGCGTGACCGGCATAAGCAAGGTCAGGGTTCTTGGCTGACCTTGGCCCAGGTGGCTGAAATTTTGATGATCCATAAAGAAGCTGCTAGTGACTTTATTCATCTTGGTTTTCTCCAGTCAGTGATGTTGCCGAGAATTTTGCCAGGTGGAGGGCATCGGATTTCTAGGGTTGATCTTGAGCATTTTCAGAAAGAGTACGTGACTAGCACAGAGATTGCCAGACGAGTGGAACAGCCTGCACGTAAAATCAGAGTTGCATTGGCCGGAAATGGTATTGCGCCAATTTCTGGTTCAAAAGTGGACTTTGGAAGACAGACGCTATATATTAGAAGCGCTGTTGAGGCGTTTCTAGACTCGTCTGATTTTCTGGATGACAATGTAGGGAAATCTAATTTGATGGGAAATTTGCAGGCTTTGAGTCCCAACGATGATTCGAAACCCCTTGATTTTTAA